TGGTTCTGCCCTTGGCCTTTCCGGCCTATGTGCTGGCCTATGCCTACACCCATGTGCTGGATCACCCTGGTATTGTCCAAGCGAGCTTGCGCGATCTGACGGGCTGGGGGCCGCGCGATTATTGGTTTCCCGAAATCAGATCACTGGGCGGTGCGGCGGCGATGCTGGTGCTTGTCCTTTATCCTTATGTTTACCTGTTGGCCCGCGCCGCGTTTCTGCAGCAAAGTGGCACAACCTTTTTGGCGGCTCGCGCCTTGGGGTCCAGCGCATGGGCCGCGTTTTTCAAGGTCAGCCTGCCCTTGGCCCGACCTGCCATCGCAGGCGGTGTGTTGTTGGCGGTGATGGAGACGATCGCGGATTTTGGCACTGTCGCCTATTTCGGGGTGCAGACCTTTGCCACCGGCATCTACACCTCCTGGTTTTCGATGTTCGACAGAGCCGGGGCGGCGCAACTGGCGCTTTGCTTGCTCAGCTTTGCATTGCTGCTGGCGCTGCTGGAACGCATCCAACGGGGGCGGGCCAAATACCACGATCCGTCCCGCCGCAGTCAGGCGATGCCACCCATTCAACTCAAGGGCTGGGGCGCGGCGGCCGCTATGATTGTTTGCGGTATTCCGGTGGTCTTTGGCGCGGTACTGCCAATTGCCGTTCTGTTGGTGATGGGACTGGGATCAGAGCAAAATCTGTTCAGCCCGCGTTATCTGGGGTTCATCCAGAATTCTGTCACACTGGCGGGGATCGCTGCGGTTGTAACGGTCTGCGCGGCAATCTCTGTCGGGTTCTTTCAACGCCTTCGACCGGGGCGTCTGTCCAACGGATCGGCCTATGTGGCGCGGCTGGGATATGCTGTGCCGGGGGGCGTGATCGCGGTGGGACTGCTGGTGCCTTTTGCGGCCTTTGACAATGTTTTTGATGCCTGGATGCGGGCGACCTTTGACATCTCGACAGGGTTGCTCATCACCGGATCAATCTGGCTGTTGATCGCGGCCTATCTGGTGCGTTTTCTCGCGGCGGCGCTTGGCGCTTATGAGGGCGGACAGGCAATGGTGCATGCCAATATGGACGCCGCCGCACGGTCATTGGGGCAAACTCCGCTTGGCACCCTGCGGCGGGTGCATCTTCCGATCCTTGCGCCGAGCCTGCTGACGGCGTTGCTGATCGTCTTTGTTGATGTGATGAAAGAACTGCCAGCGACCCTGATCATGCGGCCCTTCAACTATGACACATTGGCGGTGCAGGCCTACCGGCTGGCCAGTGATGAGCGCCTTGAAGGGGCGGCGGTGCCGTCACTGGTGATTGTTGCGATGGGCCTGCTGCCGGTGATCCTGATTTGCCGTCAAGTCGGACGCAAACGTTAACCGGCCAAACCGGCTTTCCAGTCTGCGCGGGTGATCCGCCAGCATTGCCAGACACCCGATTTGCCGCCCATTGTCAGCTTTGCATCACAGACCCACTTTGCCCCGAGTTTCGCAGTGGCCCGCTGCGAGCGAATGTTACCGGGATCAATGTGCAGCCAGACCTCATCCACCACGTCAAAGGCATGGGCAAACATCAGCGCTTTCATCGCGTGGTTGGTGCCGTCGCCCCAATGGTCCCTCCCCAGGAAAGTATAACCG
This window of the Sulfitobacter mediterraneus genome carries:
- a CDS encoding ABC transporter permease, which produces MTLNPTQTAARTAPRDGIRVLSFVSVLVAVICALPMLAVLIAALSGGTDTVAHLIDTVLGRYAATTLLLVLLVSIGTFAIGVGAAWLVTMTRFPAVKILEIALVLPLAFPAYVLAYAYTHVLDHPGIVQASLRDLTGWGPRDYWFPEIRSLGGAAAMLVLVLYPYVYLLARAAFLQQSGTTFLAARALGSSAWAAFFKVSLPLARPAIAGGVLLAVMETIADFGTVAYFGVQTFATGIYTSWFSMFDRAGAAQLALCLLSFALLLALLERIQRGRAKYHDPSRRSQAMPPIQLKGWGAAAAMIVCGIPVVFGAVLPIAVLLVMGLGSEQNLFSPRYLGFIQNSVTLAGIAAVVTVCAAISVGFFQRLRPGRLSNGSAYVARLGYAVPGGVIAVGLLVPFAAFDNVFDAWMRATFDISTGLLITGSIWLLIAAYLVRFLAAALGAYEGGQAMVHANMDAAARSLGQTPLGTLRRVHLPILAPSLLTALLIVFVDVMKELPATLIMRPFNYDTLAVQAYRLASDERLEGAAVPSLVIVAMGLLPVILICRQVGRKR